cctagcaactacagacccatttccaaactgccattcctgtcaaaagtccttgaaaaggcaattctaaaccaattagtgccctacctgcaccaaaacaccatcctggaaagtttccagtcaggtttcagagcccaccacagcacagagtctgccttgttgaaggtacacaacgacctgcttctcgccatcgacaccgacgactgtgcaatcctgctccttctcgacctcagtgcagcgttcgatacagtggaccacaccatccttattgaccgtctccggtacgcggttagcattgatggcactgccctgagctggttcgcttcgtacctcaaagataggagtttcgccatcaacataggcagttattcctctgctccagctagcctctcctgcggagttccacaaggctccatcctaggccccattctcttctctctatacatgctcccccttggccaaatcattcaaaggcatggcatttctttccactgctatgccgatgacactcagctttacctccccctgaaacccaacaaccagtcaaatttaaacagcctcttacactgccttgaggacacagaacttcctccaattaaatgagagcaagtctgaggtcatcctattcggcccccccgactccatcaaattgataacaggcagtcttggaagtctatcctgcctagtcaaaccgcatgtcaaaaacctcagcatgatatttgactctgcattaaaatttgataagcaagacaacgctgtggtaaaagccagcttcttccaacttcgaaccatagctaaaatcaaacctttcctccaattcgacagcacagaaaaaatcattcacgctttcatttcctcccgcctagactactgcaactccctatacactgggatcagccaatcttccctgtcccgcctgcaactggtccaaaacgccgcagcgagactcctgacgggtacccgtaaaagggaccacatcaccttgattctggcctctctccactggctccctgtacggtacagaatcaacttcaagctcctcctattcacgtataaagccctaaatggacacttccccccccccctacatcaaaaatcttctaacccccctctctaactccaggtccctcaggtcagccgacttggggctactcactatcccgcggtctaggcttaagctcaggggtgaccgtgcttttgcggttgcagctcctagactgtggaacagcatccctctccccatcagaactgccccctccatcgactcctttaagtccaggctcaaaacctatttctactccctagcgtttgaggctcattgaggaggcgctgtgaactgtttgcgtgctactgtgtttcattttttttcccattggaacctaatcagatgtacagcactttggtcaacgtgggttgtttttaaatgtgctatacaaataaaattgacttgacttgacttgacttgactctcgtcagtcaaaaggtatagaagtgtgaaaacacacacctccagattcagggacagtttcttcccagctgttatctggcaacggaaccatcctaccaacaactagagagcagtcctgagctgctatctacctcattggaaaccctcagactattcttgatcagacttcactggactttatcttgcactaaacgttattcacgttattccctttattgtgtggttctgtacactgtggatggcttgattgtaatcctgtattgtctttccgctgactggttagcatgcaacaaaagcttggtgcacgtgataataaactaaactcaactcaaactcagcTCCTGTGcaacatctctctccccacaatcttTCACTCAATGTAATACTCATCATAAATTGATATAAGAATAAATGTAACCTGTGCATCAGAAGACAGCTTATCCTGGCCATATGTTTGTGAATGTTCATACTGCAAATATAGGAGACAGAGGCCAAGCAGCCCATCACATGTATGTTGGATCTGAGCTGTAATCCTGTTGATCTCATTCCCTCAAACATTCtctatcctcctcctcccctccccccccccccccccagcttgtgAGAGAATAAGAGAAAGGGCTCATTGTTCCctgtgtggaaacaaagaactgcagatgctggcttacaaaaaagacacaaagtgctggagtaactcagccggtcaggcggcatctctgcagaacatggatagatgacatcctgacccaaaacatcacctatccatgttttcagagatgctgcctgacctgctgacttacttcagcactttgtccttttgaaTTTAATTCCCTAGACGATATATGAATCAATTTGTGTTCCACCAACGAGTGGTGCAGGAATTTCTACACTTGGAGTAGGAGTTGCTAGAATGTTCTCtttcagaaagctgtggaggctgagTCATTGCATTTTGGGGCTTTTGGCAAGTCAAGGGTATTGCGTATTGGACAGGAAACTGGAAATGAaatggaggggagtggagagactggatagactaggttcTGGTTTCCATGGAGCGGAGGAAGCTGAGTGGAGATCTGAAAGGTGTGCTGGGGCCATGCCATCTTTGTGTTGCTATTTCCGGGCTGGAGATCCAGAAACCTGAAGTCCCAAACCGCCAGGTTCAGGTACAGCTTCTTTCCCATGAACGTCAGGTTTTTGAACTGATCAGCATGATCCTAATCCTATCTCAACAACGGAACACTAACTAATCACAtcatgcactaccatggacttgtttcttTTGCACTAATACCTTGTGCATTTGTAGTTttgttcttttcactgtcttacagaatttatgtataattttctGGATGCTGTCTGAGTTTATGTGCCTCTGCTGCTGCCacaagcaaggttttcattgtacctgtaggtCACTGTACTTGTGGAAATTACAACAGGTTGGTGTCTGAGTCCAGAGCATAGGGTTAAGCTGAAAAGTGGGAGGGGATTTGCGCGAATATATTATTTCAGAAGATGGTTGGAGTTTGGATTGTGCTTCCTGAAGAAACGATGGAGTTTATACTCTCACAACACTTAAGAAGCATCTGTGTGAATGCTTGAATCGCCTAGATGCATAAATCTACAGATGTAATGCCGGTAAATTGGATTTGTGTAGTGGGTAGAATAGCACCCTGCTGCCTTGTGGATatggctcaggagagccaaaggcactagagctggagtccctaaagatggtcggctgatccctcgtgcgtctgcctcccggcaactcctgcaacccaataggccccagacgtagcagccacgctGTTCTTCTGGAATCTGCCTATCAGggcgagaggggaatgcagatgctgggcaagtttgtattcccatttacctgcccaggctcagcggccaaatcaaatggagaggacacttcatccttgctgggcacagtgagattttagatttagagatacagcgcagaaacaggcccttcggcccaccgggtccacgccgcccagcgatccccgcacactaacattatcctacaccccactagggacaatttttaaaaaacatttgcccagccaattaacctacatgcctgtacgtctttggagatgtaaCCAccgatgaaaaatccccctctccaagcaggacaacgccaagccacaccatcatctcctgcagatggacggatgccagtacagtacagtacagaatggtCATCATGGACgtgataggctgaagggcctgtttctgtcctctGACTCTAAAttcagatcagctatgattgcatTTAATAGCAGACCAGATttgagggtcaaatggcctactcctccaattTGTCTTTAGTGTTATTACAAGTATTGAATTCCTGAAGTCATAATTTCTGACTTGACAACCTTTGCcacacattccttttgtatctttTGGTCAAATTGTTAAATTTGTATTTCCCTATCCTTGAAGTTTCTGCTGATGGAAACACCTTCCTTCTGGTTGTCCTTTCTAaactagtggcacagcggtaaagttgctgccttactgtgccagaggcctgggttcgatcctaactatgggtgctgtctgtgtggagtttgtaccttctcactgtgacagcgtgggtttccccccccgggtgctcctgtttcctcccacatttgaaagacgtgcaggttaattgacttttgcaagttgtcccttgtgtgtataggGTACAACTAGTATACCGGTGATcattgattggcgtggactcgttgagtcgaagggctagtttccacactgtatctctaaactaaaaattaaactgaactaatcatgatcttgtacacttccaCCAAATTTCCCCTCAACTTCCTTAGTTCCATTGTTACAACAATTTGCCAGGGAAGGTATATTTGGGCATGAAAGTATAATGCACAGTCTCTGTTTATGTATCTCTCTGTGACCAATTTGTACCATGCAATATGATTTTTGATACACTAGTACCAACCACTGTGGTCAGTGAAGTGTTCATCATTGATACAATATGTTTGGTTAGAAGCTCCAACCTGGTTACTTTGCCTTATCAAATGACTATTTTAAGAAGTAGCAAATGTCTTATTGCAATGAATTTGGGATATACTTTGCAGCAGAAATATAAAGCTATAGCCAAacgcaagtcaagtttatttgtcacatacacatacacgatgtgcagtgaaatgaaagtggcaatgcctgcggattgtgcaataaaaagaattacaattacagcatataaataaaagttaatacagagaagacaaaatttagtccctggagttataaaagttaacagtcctgatggcctgtgggaagaagctccgtctcatcctctccgttttcacagcgtgacagcggaggcgtttgcctgatcgtagcatctggaacagtctgttgctggggtggctggggtccctcataatcttgcttgctctcgatctacacctcctgatgtataggtcctgcaggggggcgagtgtagttcccatggtgcgttctgccgaacgcactactctctgcagggccttcctgtcctgggcagagctgttcccaaaccagactgtgatgttgccgggcaggatgctctctacagccccagagtagaagcaatgaaggatcctcagagacactctgaatttcctcagctgtctaaggaatGAGAACACAGTTCTCCAGTTAGGGCAGTGATGATGATACATTGAGTGTAGTGGATATGCTGGTGAGTTGGGAAATTGAGAGATTACAACCATTTGCTCTCCATGTGAAGTGGGTGGAGATGTTTCAGAGAGCAGTTGCAATTGTTGCAAGTCCATTGGAGAATAAATTGACCCGACTCTTTTATCCATTTAAACTGGATCTCATCAGGATATTCTGTGAAAAGAGGAAGGAAACTCTGCTCATAAGAGGACTGGAAGCTTGTGAAATGTTATTACGTTTATTAGTACCATAAAAACCACAGGAAGGATCTTTTACAAGAATATTGTGAACATTTGGAAAGGACATTTTAATTTGGCTTCTTTTCGCAAGTTGGTTgatctaggtttgatcctgatcttgggtgctgattGTGTgaagtatgtatgttctccctgtgactgagttttctcccggtgctccaatcccccctcccccccattcacaaagatgtgtggatttaattgatctctgtaaattgtccctagtgtgtaggaatagGGGTGAAAGAAGAGATAatgttgaactagtgtgaacgggtgatcgatggtctgcgtggaatcagtgggccgaagggcatttttcAATGTAgaattaaggaactgcagatgctgccttacatcaaAGGGCACAacggactgtatctctaaactaaactagaccaatgCGTCtttacgaaggaagacacaaacaatctcccagatgtactagaggacagaggatcgagggagacagaggaactgaaagaaatttgcattaggcaagaaatagtattgggtagactgatgggactgaaggctgataaatccccagatggtctgcatcccagggtactcaaggaggtggttctagaaattgtggatgcattggtgattattttccaatgttctatagattcaggatcagttcctatggattggagggtagctaatgttatcccacttttcaagaaaggagggagagacaaaacggggaattatagaccagttagcctgatatcagtggtggggaagttgctggagtcaattattaaagaggtaataacggcgcatttggatagcagtaaaaggattggtccaagtcagcatggatttatgaaggggaaatcattcttgactaatcttctggaattttttgaggatgtgacaagtaaaatggatgaaggagagccagtggatgtagtgcatctggactttcggaaagcctttgataaggtcccacacaagagattagtgggcaaaattcgagcacagggtattgggggtaggctattgacacagggccgtttttacagcattatgggcccccgggcaaagcagtgtactggggcccctaccgttactcttcccccacccccctttccctaccagcccccccccctgtcgtgccggcgaaaagcacttaccgaaaagcacttagcgatggacttagggtgctacattgttgcgaaaagcacttacagatcgctgtgagaagcacttagtgaccgaaaatgttgcgaaaaaagcacttgttgaacctacatttttaaagtagtatttatttattgcaagtcacttaacatacacagatcagcatggggcccctatgctcgtgggcccccgggcaagtgcccatcaggcccatgcgttaagatggccctgtATTGACATAgataaagaattggttggcagacaggaaacaaagagtaggaataaatgggtccctgtcagaacgtcaggcagtggcgagtggagtgccgcaaggctcggtgctggagctgcaactatttacaatatacattcatgatttggatgatggaattagaagtaacaacagcaagtttgcggatgacacaaagctgggtggcagtgtgaacagcgaagaggatgttaggaggctgcagggtgacttggacctctttactcctgttgagtgagtgggcagatgcatagcagatgcagtataatgtagataaatgtggttatccattttggaggcaagaacatggaggcagattattatctcagtggtggcagattaggaaaagggaaatgtaacgaaacctgggtgtccttgtatacctgtcactgaaagtaaacatgcaggtacagcaggcagtgaagaaagctaattgcatgttggccttcataacgagaggatttgagtacaggagtaaagaggttcttctgcagctgtacagggccctggtgagataatATTTggcatattgtgtgcagttttggtctcctaatttgaggaaggcatccttgctattgaggcagtgcagcgtaggttcacaaggttaatccccaggatggcgggactgtcatatgaagaaagattggaaagactgggcttgtattcactagaatgatgagaggagatcttatagaaacatataaaattatgaaagaactggacaagctagatgcaggataaatgttcccaatgttgagggagtccagaaccaggggccacagtctaagaataaaggggaggccatttaaaactgaggtgagaaaaaaaacttttcacccagagaattgtgaatttgtggaattccttgccacagatggcagtagaggccaattcactggattaatttaaaagaaagagctctaggggcttgtggaatcaagggctatggggagaaggcaggcacaggttactgattgtggatgatcagccatgatcacaatgaaaggtggtgctggctcgaagggtcaaatggccgcctcctgcaccaattttctatgttgatGTAATGTTCCCTAACCAAAGAGAACAGTGCTCTTCCATCCCACAACCCTTTGTTAGATTTGGTTATGAAATACTTTGAAATATTGGGACATAATCACACAGGATGCGGTTGCTGCTATAAACAAGGTAGTAAAGCAAGGAGGTAATGACTTGCTGAAGAAAACCATCAGTAGATCTTGGTAATTTTATAGTTGTGCTTATAATACGTATCCAATGATAGTTTTTTGTTTCTTAAACTGAGAGCAATTGAAAATAGCAGCAAGCGGTGCCGGCAATAAGAATAAGTCAAGTACATTGTTTCTTTGGCTCCTAACAAAGATGCCTCATTTGAATGACACGATGGAACGTGAATTTGTGAAGACATTCCAGTATGTGGTCCATATCCCGACATTCATCCTGGGGCTGGCCATCAATTCCGCGGCGCTTTCGATGATCTGCTTGAAACTGAAGAATTGGACAGAGTCTGCGATCTACATGACAAACCTGATATTGTCCGACCTGCTTCTGCTTTGCTCGCTGCCTTTCAAAATGCACGCCTACCAGAAAGGAGAAGATTGGTATTTCGGTCCCCGCTTCTGTGACTTTGTGGAGTCCCTGTACTTTGTCAACACCTACGGGACCATCCTGTTAATCATGCTGATCTCTCTGGATCGCTACATCGCTATCAGGCATCCCATTCTGGCAAGAACCCTCCGATCTCCGAAGAAAGCCGCCGTCGCCTGCGCCATTGTGTGGCTCTGTGTCTGGTCTGCAAGTATTCCAAACTACTCCCAGACAAATACTCAGAGGTGCTTTACGAATTTTACTACATTTTGGGACCGCGGTATAATTCCCCTGAGCATGCTTGCTGTATTTTTGATTGCTGCCTTTGCTGTAGTTTTCTGCAGTATTTGGATAATAAGAACATTGCAAAGAGTGGTGGAAGAGAGAGAAATAAGCATGAGCACATCAATAAAAATAATCTGTTGTAATCTGGTAACTTTTCTTCTCTGCTTTACGCCATATCACGTTGCCATGTTACTGTACCTTTTGGTCAGGAATAGTTACATACCAGACGATTACTGGGCACCACTGCGGGTGTTTCTCCAGACCTCCCAGTGTCTAGCAACGACCAACTGTTGTCTGGATGCGATGTATTACTATTTGATCATTAAGGAGTTTTGGAAATCAAACATTACAAACGGTTGATtgcctgcttgccttcattacGTGTGCAATAacggaccatcagtctgaagaagggtgccgatccAAAGTGTcacattttccttttctccagatatgctgcctgatgcgttgagttgctccagccttttgtgtctatcttcaatggatAATGAAAGTCCTCTTCCGATTTTATTTTGACATACAGTCTCCTGTCACCATTGTATATTTCCAACACATGAATATAGACTCTAAGTATAATCAATACATTTATAAAATTAACTAAACATAATCTGGTTATGTGTGCTTAGCCTGCTTGTTTAGATTGGTTGCATTTATAAGTGATTGTAAATTAATATGCTGTTGTTGGTTGGTCTTGTCAAGGAAAGCTATTCTTATTGGTAAATGTCAGCATTCACTAATTGTCTAGGGGTTCATTtgatttgttagtttagtttataaatacagcacgggaacaggcccttcggcccactgagtccgtgccgaccagcaatcacccatacacaagttctatcctacacgcttacaaacttgcacatcttaacttgcaaacctgcacatctttgggatgtgggaggaaaccaggacacccagagaaaacccgtgcagtcacaggggaCATGTCCAAACTCCAtagggacagcacccgtggttgggattgaaCTCTGGTGCCAGAAGGCaccgactctactgctgcaccaccgtgccacctgcagTGTTATTGATCAAAAATGATAACGTACACAATTCAGTGGGCTCAACTTTGAAATATTAATACAAAATGGGAGCACAGAAGGTTATCAACCTGAGAGGAGGAAATCTGTACCAGAAATTACAATGTATTGTGAAATGTGCCAAATGTGAAACTAGTGCAATGTGGTGGATTTACTACATATCCGGGGAAGCTTATCCCTAATTGTCCCTGGACTTTGTATCAAGTGAAAACTTTGTATCAAATTGTTCCTTTAAGTGAACCTAGCCAAAGCTGATTAAGCTGCATAAATAATTATTGATCTTACACTGTCTAAATATATCTGCTTTTACTGAAGATGACTTTCAATACAGTCCTACTTATGTATGTTTTAATGTAGCCAAATCAAGTAGTACCAGAGACACGTTTGCTAGACAGTcgtggaaatgataagaaatggTCGTGTGAAATCACAATGTAATGTAAATTTAAAGTGGATTTGAGGGTTCAAGATATGACCACTTTGATGAAGAACAGTATTTTGAACTTTCAGATTGTCACCAATGCGTTTGTGAGAAAGGCAAAGATGACGTTCCATGTCAAACAAAAAAGCTTTGGTGATAAAAGATAAATGTAATTTCAGatgttatccacattaaacatttCTGTTAAGTTGTGAATAAATGATCCAGTTTATCCAGTTTCAAtagaacctccccctccccccctccccccctcccccccctccccccctccccccctcccccctcctcccccccccccccccctccctcacaatcatgttttgcaacatacgaggaattcatttgccatacagtcataacaataaaaaagcaacagggcacacaaaatacattttaacatgaacatccaccacagtgactcccccacattcctcactgtgatagaaggtgaaaaaaagttcaatctcttcccttctttgtcctccagtggtcgggggctctaaccttccattgatgggatgatcttaactcccgtagccggtgatgagccttcctcgtcgggacgATCAAGTTCCTTCATTGGGGGGGGGTTCTCGGCTCCCCCTTGCcgagcgatctaccccgggtcgggaccagtcgaacctcgtgcagcttttggagctcccgaccggtctcaacccgagactgcgagcttctGATGATAAAGtttgcaggctgcattggagcatcgatcccaggcaagggattgcaggctcagatgataagtccacgcccccgcggggactcgaggtcagtcccaggcaagacctccagctccgtgatgttagaccgcagagcgaccagaggtacgatccggaaaacaatcgcatctccagcaaggaaagagattgaaaaaaagtttcccccgaccccctctcccaccccccacataaaacaaaccagagaacatttacacaaacttttaaaacttaccaaaaataacaaaaagagtttgaaaagggcaGACAGGCGAGGCAGCCATAGTGCGGCACCCCCTGGTGGTTTGTTCcctcttgtttgttcctgaactacagccaaatcggtacatgaTATcgcgaccattttaggcccaccttactcaccgtcgtccctttggtgctaatggaaggtttcattgaaatcggttatattttttaagttattcacattttaaagtttaaatgtatctagggagggggtgggagaagggaggataaggggggttgtagtggggggagaagggggaggggagaggagagggtgctgcaccaatgcaggacaggtttgggcccaacgggtccacttggtctagtatattatatgACTTGGGAGTAAAGGTAGAAATGTTAGTAAAGGGCCTGCAGAAAACACCGTAAGATTATATAATATGACTTGGGTGTAAAGGTAGGCATGTTGGTTCATAAGtattcggtcagagagttgtaaatctgtggaattctctgcctcagaaggcagtggaggccagttctctgaatgctttcaagagagagctagatagagctctcccacttaggcgatctttttgaagactgccggcgactgtcaaagtcgtagcagatcgccgaacttttcttttacccgacgacaatgaccacgacaatgccaagtcaggtcgagattacagcgtcttctgaaacatcgcgaaaattcccacgctatctccggcgtcctggttttcgctgaaatcactgacaagtcggtaagtacttgagagttttgaactataacaccttgtatgggttactttaaaaccaagcttcactgtaacaagaaataaacaggatttacttccaatttactaatatctgtattaaaaaaaaaattaagtggttaagtggatttttgtgaaaagtgtgtgggcattctttgaaaatgtaagggcgatgcaaatctggtttctgggttgcatatctgggttgggagcccactttaaatgtaatggctgatggccataaacattgcgaaaattctcacgcttacctgaccgtcaaactgtcgcctccaatctacctgtcacactggaatttagaaggatgagaggggatcttatcggaaatgtataagattattaaggggttggacaggtttgaggcaggaaacatattcccaatgttgggggagtccagaacaaggggccacagtttaagaataaggggtaggccatttagaactgagatgaggaaaaaccttttcagtcagagttgtgaatctgtggaattctctgcctcagaaggcagtgaaggccaattctctgaatgcattcaagagagagccagacagagctcttaaggatagtggagtcagggggtatggggagaaggcaggaacggggtactgattgagaatgatcagccatgatcacattgaatggcggtagctggctcgaagggccgaatggcctcttcctgcacctattgtctattgtcaaatgtcctgacggtaaataaattggtta
The genomic region above belongs to Rhinoraja longicauda isolate Sanriku21f chromosome 13, sRhiLon1.1, whole genome shotgun sequence and contains:
- the LOC144599083 gene encoding G-protein coupled receptor 55-like, giving the protein MPHLNDTMEREFVKTFQYVVHIPTFILGLAINSAALSMICLKLKNWTESAIYMTNLILSDLLLLCSLPFKMHAYQKGEDWYFGPRFCDFVESLYFVNTYGTILLIMLISLDRYIAIRHPILARTLRSPKKAAVACAIVWLCVWSASIPNYSQTNTQRCFTNFTTFWDRGIIPLSMLAVFLIAAFAVVFCSIWIIRTLQRVVEEREISMSTSIKIICCNLVTFLLCFTPYHVAMLLYLLVRNSYIPDDYWAPLRVFLQTSQCLATTNCCLDAMYYYLIIKEFWKSNITNG